The genomic window TCACTTGTAAAGGGTTAATGAATAAGTCCCAACAGTATTTTTCCCAGTCACATTGTAAAAAAAGATGATCTTGCGATTCAACCTGGCTGTTACATAGCAAACAAATATTTGAAGAAACCTTCATTCCTCTGTTTTGTAACGTAACTCTTGTTGGAACTGATTTATGCATTGCATCCCACAAAATAAACAGTGCTTTTGCTGGCGCTAATTTGCGTGTCACTACATTCTTATGCTctcattcttcttcattttctgcaATCTTGCATACAAAGTTTTAGAAGTGAATAAACCTTCAAGTGTATCTTCTTCTCCAGGTGACAGCCTAACATCTCTTAGCTCAAACTTTATCCCCAGCAAATCAATATGTTATGATGGATTTAGTTCTCTTGAGAACACAAAGTTCCATGTGTTGCCTGTGCTGCCTTCCATATCCTCTATTGTGTCAAATTTTTGCTTACTGAGCTCGTACAATCTTGGATACTTATATATCCTTGAAAGCATATTTTCCTTTCCTCCAGTCTTGCCAGAACCTGATACTCCTGCCATTCTTAACTTGAATTGTGCCTGCAtatagaaatccttattttctcttaGATTGTCAAACCACATACTTCTTCCCACACAATCCTTATATTGCAAAGGAACTACACAATGCTCATCAGAATTTTTTTCACAAACAATTTTTCTCCACCATGATGTTTTCTCTTTATAGTATCTCCCATGCCATTTTGCTAGTAGTGATCTATTGATATGTCTTAGATTTCTGATTCCCAGTCCTCCCTACTTCCTAGACTTTCATATCTTTTTCCAAGACACCCAACTCACTTTTCTCTTCTCCTCATCCTCACCTCATAAAAGTTTCCTCATTATGCTGTTTAGCTTATTCTCCACTAACACAGGCAGATGATATACATACATAAAATAAGTTGCAATGCTCTCAAGAGAATTTTTGATAAGTGTTACTCTACCTGCCTTATTGAGGAATTTTCTCTTCCAAGGAgccaatttcttcttcattatttatATTATCACATCCCAGATTGCCACATTTCTTCTAGTAGCATCAATTGGCACGCCCAAATAAGTAATAGGCAAACAATCAATGTTACATCCTAATAAACTCATCTGCACCTATACTTGTCATTGAGCTTTTATCCAAATTCAACTTCAAACCAGTCATCAGTTCAAACAACATCAAACTAACAAGCAATCTTATTACCTCCATAGTTGAAGCATTAAgcattataattgtatcatcagcAAACTGCAGATGAGAAACCACTGTACCACCTTCCACAACCTGAAATCCACCAATTATGTTGTCTTCTACAGCTTCATCTAGTAATATTGACAGCACTTCAACTACCAGAAGAAACAAGAATGGTGACAAAGGGTCACCTTGTCTAATTCCTTTAGAAGGTCTAATGATATTTGTAGCCTCCCCATTCACCAACATAGAAAATTGAGCTCATTTGACAAACCATTCTATCCATTTTTATATCCATTTCTCTCCAAAACCATTCTTCCTCAAGATAGTAAAAAGAGAAGGCCAGTTGACATTGTTAAAAGCCTTTTCCATATCAATTTTGCATAAAATTCCAGGTTTCTTCTGTCTTAATCTACTATCAATGCACTCATTAGCAATAAGAATTCCATCTAAAATGTGCTTATGCTTTATAAAGGATCCTCGTGCATTTGATATTAGATTTGGTATCACCACCTCAATTCTCTCATCCAGCACCTTAGAGATGATTTTATAGAAGCTACTGATTAGACTCAAAGGCCTGAAATCTTTTACAGTTGCAAAATCTTCTTTTTTTGGGGATTAGCTTCATGAAGGCCATATTCAATCTCCAATCTAgtttttccttgaagtgaaattCATTCATAGCAGCCATTACCTCCACCTTTAAAAAGCTCCAGCAAGCTTTGTAGAATTCCATATTATAGCCATATGGTCCAGGAGCTTTATTTGCACTACAACTCTTGATAGCACCAACCACTTCCTCCTCATCAAAAGGTCTTTCTAACCAACCTTGCTGAACTGCATCAATACTTCTAAAATCCAGattatcaaaagaaggagttACTGCTGCATTAGCTATGAAAAGAGAAGTATAATACTGTTATATTTCTAACATGTTTAAAGTATGCTAGAATAAATATCTCTTCACTTATCATTTCTAACCGGTAACAACTATCCTAATTTAATGAAATAACAGTtagaatttttgttttttgttgtttgttttgtcaGGTCAGATGATCAATATAAAAACATTAATAATGACAGGACGATCGATATAAAACGCCAATCAAAAACTGCCTTGATTCGAAGTATACAAGACTGGCCACCAACACTACTACTTAACAAGCGCAGTGTCTTTTAATACTGCAGGATTTTACTTGAGAAAGAGCGAGATGGAGAGAGAAAGAGCGAGGTTACCGCTCACTCTGTATCTtgacagaattttttttttcctgtcaATGGAAACGCAAGGAAATAAAGAAGGAATCAGATTAGAGGAGAAGAATGGAAGGGGTTTCACATCTTGGATCCATCTTTCAGCAGAAATCGCAGGTTTGTTAATTGAGGATTCGGAGGAGGCAAGAGATCTAAGATGCAGAAAGAAAAATGGCCAAGACGAGAGGGAGAAGCTTCCTTCTTGTGCGAGGATAAGGAGAATGAAGGAGGGAGATATCTGAGAATCTCATGGGTGATAAGAGGAGATGAAGCTCGTTCTTATGCACTGTGTGTGCCATGTGGAGATAGCTGTTATTATTGGGCGATGTTGGAAAAGGAATTACATAAGATATTGAATGAGAACAATTGGTTAAGGAAGCCAAAACAAACTGTCCCTTCAGATGCTGATTTTCAAGTACGACTATCAAACAATAAGGAAAAAACTGAATTGGGTTTAATTCGAGTGGAAGGATTCGTCAGGTGGCAAAGATTGGCAAGAGAAGTTTTACAGGAGCTGCAATGGGAGTCTTTTATTGATTTTGAGATTTTGGATAACCAATCTGCAAAGATTATAATCACTTGTGATTAGTGGCTTGATTTATGGAAGCCAAAGAAGATGGTGGTCGATGGTGCAGTTgttcatatcactcaattccgtAAGGATATCTTGAGGAAGAAGTCACTAATTAAAAGCTCAAAAGGAAATATTATTCCTATTCAGGAAATGTCAAAATTGGGTAAGTGGCTTAAGATTAGGGGAATCCCGCAGAATAACTGGAGCTCCAACCTCTTCAAGTCAGTAGGTGCATCAATGGGAGGCTTAATTGAGATTGATATTAGCACTCTTCAGCTGTAGAATTCAAAATTTTTTCGAACCTCAGTCAAAGGAGATTTTTCGATGATACCGGCGGTTCTCATGGTTGAAGATGGAGATAACCGATGGGTAGTCTCGATAGAATGGGATTTTAAATTTGATCCGAAGACTAAGCCTAGTCTAACGGAGTATAACAGACTGATTAACGAGCTTGATAATTCAAATAAGTCTATGCCCGTGTATTCAGGAGTTAAATCGGTACAGCTTGGTGGATCAGAATCGGTGTTCAATCGTTATGAAATTGATAATGGAAAATGGatttcaaaacaaaaatctatACACCAGACACAAAATTTAACTCTTGGAGAATCACCAGCATCATCAAGTGGTGCGGCTCAGGAGGTTGAGTCCACTATCTTGAAACCTCAGGGTGTGGTTGTTAGTGCAGGAGGAGATAATAACCTTTTGAGAAGAGGGTTTCTAGCTCAGTTGAAGAATTACATGGAAGTGTAGGAGACGTTCCCATGATTCATAACAGAGCTTCAACTCTGACTTTCGGCAATCAAGAGAATCTGGATGAAGAGGGGGGAGTTGTACATTCATCTAGACTTGAGATTATTGATAGTCTTTTGGCGTCTGAGCAAGTGGGTTACAGTTGATGAATGGAAAGGAAATTCCAATTCACACTGTTATGCCAACAAGCTCAGTTAGCCAAGTTGTTCTTTCACATACAACAGGTAGAAGTGGAGAGGGGTTTCCTACTGCTGCAATGGGAAAGAATGACAGAGTGGAGGCGCATACTAATAGTGGGTTTTGTTCCTCAGGTAATCCTGACGACCTACAATTAGTAGTGCATGAAACTGCAGGTGTGGAAAACTTGGTCGTCAATTCTCAGGTCGATGTTCTTAATACTCCATCTTATGACATAGCAGCTGATAACTTGTTTTCGGTGGTGGAGGATAACATTGTCATTAAACTTGGTGACATACAAAATAAGAACATTGATACTAATGAAGTGATATTTTCAACTTCTAAGATGGTCATTGAGCTTTGTTGTAGACTGGGGGGGATTAAAAGCAAGGATGATAAGGAAGCAAGCGATGTCATCATAGAAATTCTGTTCAAATACAGAGACAAATATCGAGCCATTGAAGCTGGTAAGCAGGTGCAAGATAGTTGTGACTCAACTAACTCAACTAATTCAAAAGAGCTTAATGAGTTAGATGAAGCTTCTTCTAGGGAGATGCTAGTGACTGATGGGAACTAAAATAATCAATTGGAACATCAGAGGGTTAAACGCATTTGATAAGCAAGTAGCTGTCAGGGATATCATTGCAGTGCATAAGTGTCTCAGGAAACTAAATTGGGAATTGTTTCGTCTTACTTTATTAGACAACTGTGGCATGATGACGAGTTTGGTTTTGAAATGATTCCTTCTCAAGGTACAGATGGAAACAGTGGTGGTTTAATTACAATTTGGGATAATGTTGTATTAGAATTTCTAGATAAGAGATTGGGTTTCAACTCCATTTCTTGTCTATTTAGATTCAGAATCAATGGCTTCAAGTTTGTAGTGACTAATGTATACTCTCTTTGTGAATATGCTTTAAGGGAACCGTTGTGGAGAGATTTGGCGGAGATTAGAAACTGTTCAACTGAAGCTTGGTGTGTTTTAGGAGATTTTAATCGGTAAGAAGTGATGCAGAGAGAAATAAGGCAGGTGGCGACACAAGGAATATGAAATTTTTGAATGATTTTATTGCAGATCAGGAGTTGATTGATTTACCATTAAATGGTGGCTCTTTTACATGGAGTAATAAGCAGGACGATCCACTGCTTTGTAGATTGGACATAATTTTGTTGTGTACTGCTTTTGATTCCAGGTTCAATAATGCAATTCAGACTGCCCTAGCAAGAACAATATCAGATCATAATCCCTTACTTTTTGAATTGGAATCAACAGTCAAGATTGGTTCTAGTTTTAAAATTGAGAACCATTGGTTGGAGCACCCTGACTTTGTTAAGTTAGTGGAATCTTGGTGGTCTGCAATTACGTTTACTGGGACTCCTGGTTATGTACTCTTTAGGAAGCTGCAGAATTTGAAGTTTTTTATGAAAGCTTGGAGCAAGGTGACTTTTGAGAATGTGAAGATGCAAGAAGATGATTTGACTACAAGAATAAAGGTTCTTAATCTAGCAGAGGAAGATAATATTCTTTCAGATATTCAAAGGGATGAGAGAGCATAGTTGTTAATGAAGTTGAACACAGTTAAGATTACAAGGTCTAGAATGGCTTATCAAAGAGCTAAGGTGAAAGGGTTTAAAGAAGGGGATACGAATACACATTACTTCAACAAGATTGCAAAttctaaaagaagaagaaactgcaTGTCTAAATTGGAGATTGGAGGTGTGGATGTCTTTAATCAGGATGCAATCAAGGAGGAGATTAGGGAGTATTACACTAAGTTATTTATTGCCACTAATAATATTAATCCTTGTTTTGATAGTTtacagttcaagtcaattgttgcagTTCAACAGGCTTGGTTGGAAAGGGTATTTGAAGAGGAGGAAGTAGTTTTGGCTATGAAGAAATGTGGAAGAAACAAGGCTCCAAGGCCTGATGGGTTCAATATAGAGTTCTTTAGGGCTTGTTGGAGTTTCATGAAGGGTGATGTCATGGAAgcgataaatgaattttacagtAAGGGAAAGTTGGATTGGAGGCTGAATATGTCGTTTCTTAAGCTCATTCCAAAAAAGGAGGATTCAGTAACTACTAAAGACTTTAGACCTCTAAGTCTTATTAGTAGTATTTATAAGATTATAAACAAAGGTTCTTGCTGAAAGGTTGAAGGTGGTGATGCCTAGTTTGGTTTCTAATGCTCAGGGAGCTTTTATCAAAAAGAAACAAATTCTAGATGGTATTTTAGTTGCCAATGAATACATAGATATATTTTAGGAAGAAGAAACCAGGGATTGTTTGTAAGATAGATATGGAGAAAGCATTTGTTAATGTTAGCTGGAATTCTCTATTTTCTATCTTAAGGAAGAATGGCTTTGGGGATAGATGGATTGGTTGAATTTCTTGGTGTGTAACTGAAGCTCAGTTTTCAATTTTGGTTAATGGGCAAGCTACTTCTAGAATTAAACCATTTAAGGGAATAAGACAGGGTGACCCTTTGTCccctttcttgtttttgttagtgaTTGATGTACTGTTTATGCTTATGAATGATGCAGTATGTGCAGGTAGGATTAGTGGTTTTCAATTGGCGGAAGGTGGTACAATAGTCTCACACCTACAGTTTGCAGATGACATTATAACTTTGTTAGATGCAACTAAACTAGAGCTAAGGATATTATTTATTATCCTGATGATATTTGAGGTGATGACTGGTTTGAAGTTAAACTTGGAGAAGAGTGCTTTGACTAGTATAGGTGCGGATGACCTT from Papaver somniferum cultivar HN1 unplaced genomic scaffold, ASM357369v1 unplaced-scaffold_80, whole genome shotgun sequence includes these protein-coding regions:
- the LOC113344917 gene encoding uncharacterized protein LOC113344917, yielding MLVNGEATNIIRPSKGIRQGDPLSPFLFLLVVEVLSILLDEAVEDNIIGGFQVVEGGTVVSHLQFADDTIIMLNASTMEVIRLLVSLMLFELMTGLKLNLDKSSMTSIGADEFIRM